A genomic stretch from Juglans microcarpa x Juglans regia isolate MS1-56 chromosome 3S, Jm3101_v1.0, whole genome shotgun sequence includes:
- the LOC121258612 gene encoding LOW QUALITY PROTEIN: cyclin-dependent protein kinase inhibitor SMR6-like (The sequence of the model RefSeq protein was modified relative to this genomic sequence to represent the inferred CDS: inserted 1 base in 1 codon), with the protein MGFSEKALQADGGLENDGKKWVIAGIPLRAPLKQIYTSFPEDWPASDGQEDCSTTPTGEENRIPTRLTCPPAPXKRKPSLKCNYAGVREFFTPPDLETVFIQRAS; encoded by the exons ATGGGGTTCTCCGAGAAGGCACTGCAGGCTGATGGAGGCTTGGAAAACGACGGAAAAAAATGGGTTATTGCTGGAATCCCGTTACGAGCTCCTTTGAAGCAGATATATACAAGTTTCCCAGAGGATTGGCCAGCCAGTGACGGCCAAGAAGACTGTTCCACGACGCCCACTGGAGAGGAAAATAGGATCCCAACCAGGCTGACGTGTCCGCCGGCTC AAAAGAGAAAGCCTTCTTTGAAGTGTAACTATGCCGGTGTCAGGGAGTTCTTTACGCCTCCGGACTTGGAGACTGTGTTCATACAGAGAGCTAGCTGA